The following proteins are encoded in a genomic region of Nitrospirota bacterium:
- a CDS encoding cupin domain-containing protein — protein sequence MPFKNLKDAVSFSSEKMKKNNLFETSRLVCDVYCFEPGQEQKVHSHDDQDKVYLVLEGTGSFKVGSEEKHLSKDMVVLAEGGIDHGVKNTGNSRLTLFVFVAPSGMKKGEKSHKTDHDHGHHH from the coding sequence ATGCCCTTTAAAAATTTAAAAGATGCCGTTTCCTTTTCTTCGGAAAAAATGAAAAAAAACAATCTGTTCGAAACGTCCAGACTGGTTTGCGATGTTTATTGTTTCGAGCCGGGCCAGGAGCAAAAAGTCCACAGTCATGACGATCAGGATAAGGTCTACCTGGTTTTGGAGGGAACAGGAAGTTTTAAAGTCGGCAGCGAAGAGAAACACCTTTCTAAAGATATGGTGGTGTTGGCCGAAGGGGGGATCGATCATGGAGTTAAAAACACAGGCAATAGCCGTTTAACGCTTTTTGTTTTCGTTGCTCCATCCGGAATGAAAAAAGGTGAAAAATCTCATAAAACGGATCATGACCATGGCCACCATCATTAG
- a CDS encoding DUF177 domain-containing protein, whose amino-acid sequence MLIDILHIPEEGKEISYQEDPANIHLSPDIEFKGVIDVQAFLYKTAKTIIARGRINATPSFQCGRCSKNFFLPLAIDFDQIFVPKNPPRPAYHKKQEETRANRSSLKKKAEVSDFSQEKEELDNPDENYYEGSSIVLDEMIREQVLLEFPMRPLCSPTCKGLCPRCGIDWNVSDCSCLKDEDTPGSMEKIFKKILKEK is encoded by the coding sequence ATGCTGATTGACATACTTCATATTCCTGAGGAAGGAAAGGAAATTTCCTACCAGGAAGACCCTGCGAACATTCATCTTTCCCCGGATATTGAGTTTAAGGGAGTTATCGACGTTCAGGCGTTCCTTTACAAGACAGCAAAAACAATTATTGCGAGGGGAAGAATAAACGCGACCCCCTCTTTTCAATGCGGACGATGTTCCAAAAACTTTTTTCTCCCCCTGGCGATCGATTTTGACCAGATTTTTGTGCCCAAAAACCCGCCCCGTCCCGCTTATCACAAAAAACAGGAGGAAACCAGGGCGAACCGATCTTCTTTAAAAAAGAAAGCAGAAGTTTCTGATTTCAGTCAAGAAAAGGAAGAACTCGATAACCCGGATGAAAACTATTATGAGGGCTCTTCGATCGTTCTCGACGAAATGATCAGGGAACAGGTCCTCCTGGAATTTCCGATGAGACCCCTTTGTTCACCAACGTGCAAGGGGTTATGCCCCCGCTGTGGAATCGACTGGAACGTGTCCGACTGTTCCTGTTTAAAGGATGAAGACACGCCGGGTTCGATGGAAAAAATTTTTAAAAAGATATTAAAAGAAAAATAA
- a CDS encoding MTH1187 family thiamine-binding protein yields the protein MVLLEFSMSPLDKGESVGEYVSRSLKIIDESGVDYRLNPMGTVLEGEWDEVFDVVKKCFHQMSKDCNRISTTIKVDYRKGKTGRLDSKVESVEKRLNKKLKT from the coding sequence ATGGTGCTTTTGGAGTTCAGCATGTCCCCGTTAGACAAGGGAGAGAGCGTCGGGGAGTATGTTTCCCGGTCCCTGAAGATTATCGACGAAAGTGGTGTAGACTACCGTTTGAATCCAATGGGAACCGTCCTTGAAGGCGAATGGGATGAGGTTTTTGACGTCGTAAAGAAATGCTTTCACCAGATGTCGAAGGATTGCAATCGGATTTCAACGACCATCAAGGTGGATTATCGCAAAGGAAAAACAGGGCGTCTCGATAGCAAGGTTGAAAGTGTCGAGAAAAGATTAAATAAAAAACTAAAGACTTAG